A single window of Candidatus Methylomirabilota bacterium DNA harbors:
- a CDS encoding cation:proton antiporter: protein MSHDLLPAIGISIIAAALFALLARVVRQPLILGYILAGAVLGPHVGARVVTDEASIEFISAIGLLLLLFIIGLEINVPTLVQAGRTIAVSGLLQFPVSVALAWVTFGWLTETTDGPFDRLYLAVALALSSTLIVVKLLFDKLEMATFAGRVTLGILIFQDLWAIAFLALQPSLHALQMMPLVASLGSCMALVATAVVLSRLVLPPLFRAVARSHELVLITAMGWCFLVAGTASALGLSEEMGALIAGMVIAAFPYGTEVVARLSGVRDFFVTLFFVALGMKIPAPTPRLLLLTAAVAAFVVLSRFLVVYPIFSLLRLDTRTAGVVSINLGQISEFALVIVALGVGYHHVSAELAALVLYALLGTAVISTYAILFNHQLATWFARGLSLAGVPRWRGRRPPQPEHAPDRVRPPEHDVFFLGVSREGLALLRHLDRDRSAMKRRIVAIDFNPETLEHLQAEGITCHYGDIANAHTLRQTGIERAAIVVSSISDWFLKGTDNLRLLRQVRGLAPSARVIVTADTLAAAERLYAEGADYVLIPPALAAEHIYHLLLDGSSQGLAEARHRQKAALEPPLALKMKAAGGGVRPGGPAEDPTTAGTLPPAPIVPTGARPR from the coding sequence GTGAGCCACGATCTTCTGCCCGCAATCGGCATCAGCATCATCGCCGCGGCGCTGTTCGCGTTGCTGGCCCGGGTCGTCCGCCAGCCTCTGATCCTGGGCTACATCCTGGCCGGCGCGGTGCTCGGTCCCCACGTCGGTGCCCGCGTCGTCACCGACGAGGCGAGTATCGAATTCATCTCGGCGATCGGCCTGCTCCTGCTGCTCTTCATCATCGGCCTGGAGATCAACGTGCCCACCCTGGTCCAGGCCGGGCGTACCATCGCGGTCAGCGGGTTGCTGCAGTTCCCGGTCTCGGTGGCGCTGGCCTGGGTGACCTTCGGCTGGCTCACCGAGACGACCGATGGCCCGTTCGACCGGCTGTACCTCGCCGTGGCCCTGGCCTTGTCGTCGACGCTCATCGTGGTCAAGCTGCTCTTCGACAAGCTGGAGATGGCGACGTTCGCGGGACGGGTCACCCTGGGCATCCTCATCTTTCAGGACCTCTGGGCCATCGCGTTCCTGGCGCTGCAGCCGAGTCTTCACGCGCTGCAGATGATGCCGCTGGTGGCGTCCCTGGGAAGCTGCATGGCCCTCGTGGCCACCGCGGTCGTCCTCTCCCGGTTGGTGCTGCCCCCGCTCTTCCGCGCCGTGGCCCGTTCTCACGAGCTCGTCCTCATCACCGCCATGGGGTGGTGTTTCCTGGTGGCCGGTACCGCCAGCGCGCTGGGCCTCTCCGAGGAGATGGGCGCGCTGATCGCGGGCATGGTCATCGCCGCCTTCCCGTACGGGACGGAGGTGGTGGCCCGCCTGTCCGGAGTGCGCGATTTCTTCGTCACCCTGTTCTTCGTGGCCCTGGGCATGAAGATTCCGGCGCCGACGCCCCGGCTGCTGCTACTCACGGCGGCGGTGGCGGCGTTCGTCGTGTTGAGCCGCTTCCTCGTGGTGTATCCCATCTTTTCCCTGCTGAGGCTGGACACGCGGACGGCGGGCGTCGTCTCCATCAACCTGGGCCAGATCAGCGAATTCGCGCTGGTGATCGTCGCCCTCGGCGTGGGCTACCATCACGTCAGCGCCGAGCTGGCCGCCCTGGTGCTGTACGCCCTGCTGGGAACCGCGGTGATCTCGACGTATGCGATCCTCTTCAACCACCAGCTGGCCACCTGGTTCGCACGGGGACTTTCGCTGGCCGGCGTGCCCCGCTGGCGGGGCCGGCGGCCGCCGCAGCCGGAGCATGCCCCCGACCGCGTCCGGCCTCCGGAGCACGACGTGTTCTTCCTGGGCGTGTCGCGTGAGGGCCTGGCCTTGCTCCGGCACCTGGACCGCGATCGATCGGCCATGAAGCGACGGATCGTGGCCATTGATTTCAACCCCGAGACCCTCGAACATCTGCAAGCAGAGGGCATCACCTGCCACTACGGTGATATCGCCAATGCCCACACTCTCCGGCAGACCGGTATCGAACGGGCGGCCATCGTGGTCTCCAGCATCTCCGACTGGTTCTTGAAAGGAACCGACAACCTCCGCCTGCTCCGACAGGTGCGAGGGCTCGCGCCGTCTGCCCGGGTCATCGTTACCGCGGATACTCTGGCCGCCGCCGAGCGGCTGTACGCCGAGGGCGCCGATTACGTGTTGATTCCCCCGGCCCTGGCCGCCGAGCACATCTACCACCTGCTTCTCGACGGCAGCTCGCAGGGGCTGGCGGAGGCCCGACACCGGCAGAAAGCGGCGCTGGAGCCACCGCTCGCCCTGAAGATGAAGGCCGCGGGAGGCGGCGTCAGGCCGGGCGGGCCTGCCGAGGATCCGACGACGGCGGGGACACTGCCACCAGCGCCCATCGTCCCGACCGGAGCTCGGCCTCGGTAG
- a CDS encoding HD domain-containing protein, which produces MGDFLIQRLTSWHVALLRAVLEAAGRRLEPVLVGGAVRDGCLGRSGSIDLDVTVPARALAIARDVANRLGGAFVCLDAERGAGRVIVDGQQLDMSDYRAGTLEEDLAGRDFTVNALAVSIRTLLASGRASIIDPTGGLRDLRARRLRVPAPGVLEQDPARTLRGVHLEAALGFRLSPATARAIAAHAPGLARVSPERVRDEVAALLGLADTERALRRADRLHLLGVVLPEIEPMRGTRQPPPHRFAVLEHCLRAVGGADLVVARPHALTPLGEELGGHLMEPLGGGFGRGHVLKLAALLHDVAKPQTRRLVAGRVRFFGHDVLGEASVRAIGERLRLPRAVTTVLARLVRHHLRPMHLGGAGEVTARARYRFYRDLGPETRDLLLLALVDAAAVRGQSALAVWPRAALIRDLLRGWERERQTATAPPLLRGEDVMTHFGLPPGPPVGWLLGRAREAQDLGLVRTRQEALAYLDSHRAAPYSTDRTPGSRGAAGVE; this is translated from the coding sequence ATGGGCGACTTCCTCATCCAGCGGCTGACCTCCTGGCACGTCGCGCTGCTGCGCGCTGTGCTGGAGGCGGCGGGTCGCCGGCTGGAACCGGTCCTGGTCGGCGGGGCGGTGCGCGACGGCTGTCTGGGACGGTCGGGGTCGATCGACCTCGATGTGACGGTGCCGGCACGCGCGCTGGCGATCGCCCGTGACGTCGCCAATCGTCTCGGAGGGGCGTTCGTATGCCTGGACGCCGAGCGTGGTGCCGGGCGGGTCATCGTCGACGGCCAGCAGCTCGACATGTCCGACTATCGGGCCGGGACCCTGGAGGAGGATCTGGCGGGGCGGGACTTCACCGTCAACGCCCTCGCGGTGTCCATCCGCACGCTGCTCGCCTCGGGGCGGGCCTCGATCATCGATCCCACCGGCGGGCTGAGGGATCTCCGGGCCCGCCGGCTGCGCGTGCCCGCGCCGGGCGTCCTGGAACAGGATCCCGCGCGCACGCTTCGGGGAGTGCATCTGGAAGCCGCGCTGGGGTTCCGGCTGTCGCCGGCAACAGCGCGGGCGATCGCCGCGCACGCGCCCGGGCTGGCTCGCGTGTCGCCGGAGCGGGTGCGCGACGAGGTGGCGGCCCTGCTGGGCCTGGCCGACACAGAGCGGGCGCTCAGGCGAGCCGATCGGCTTCACCTGCTCGGTGTGGTCCTGCCGGAAATCGAGCCCATGCGGGGCACCCGTCAGCCGCCGCCTCACCGCTTCGCAGTGCTCGAGCATTGTCTGCGCGCGGTGGGCGGTGCCGATCTCGTCGTGGCCCGGCCGCACGCCCTGACGCCGCTCGGGGAAGAGCTGGGGGGGCACCTCATGGAGCCCCTGGGCGGCGGCTTCGGCCGTGGCCACGTCTTGAAGCTGGCCGCGCTGTTGCATGACGTCGCCAAGCCCCAGACGCGACGCCTCGTCGCCGGGCGCGTCCGGTTCTTCGGGCACGATGTGCTCGGTGAAGCCAGCGTGCGGGCGATCGGAGAGCGCCTGCGCCTGCCCCGCGCCGTCACCACGGTGCTGGCTCGACTCGTGCGTCACCATCTGAGGCCCATGCATCTGGGCGGAGCGGGGGAGGTGACGGCCCGCGCTCGTTACCGCTTCTATCGTGACCTGGGGCCGGAAACGCGGGACCTCTTGCTCCTGGCCCTCGTCGACGCCGCGGCTGTACGTGGCCAGTCGGCGCTGGCCGTTTGGCCTCGTGCCGCGCTGATCCGTGACCTGCTCCGGGGGTGGGAGCGAGAGCGCCAGACGGCGACGGCGCCCCCGCTGCTGCGCGGCGAGGACGTCATGACACACTTCGGCCTGCCCCCGGGTCCCCCGGTGGGCTGGCTCCTCGGCCGGGCGCGCGAGGCGCAGGACCTCGGGCTGGTGCGCACCCGGCAAGAGGCGCTGGCCTACCTTGACTCACACCGGGCCGCCCCCTACAGTACGGACCGAACGCCCGGCAGCCGTGGCGCAGCCGGAGTAGAATAA
- a CDS encoding CoA transferase codes for MNEAERAARPPGDVLAGIRVLDFGRYIAGPYCAALLADLGADVIRIERRGGGEDRWVAPVGADGVGAMFLVMNRNKRAMTLDPARAEGREVVRRLVATADVVVANLPPDVLRSLRLDLDSLRRVKPDVILTTVTAFGAGGPWSHKHGFDGIGQVMCGSAYLTGTPAQPLRAAVPWVDFGTASLAAFGTLAALMERQKTGRGQKVEGALLRTAIAFNNPTLVEQQVIRPNRVATVNRGQTSAPSDLFRTRDGWIIAYAIGGPMFKRWAALMGEEFWLTDLRFKDDQARGDHGELLSRRMSAWTAERSTAQALAELEKAQIPAGPLYSPQQALEDAHIRSARFLEDIEYPGLPRPAPLAPTPVDLSETPGRFRHRAPTLGEHTDEILTELGYRPDEIDLLRASNVI; via the coding sequence ATGAATGAGGCCGAGCGCGCCGCGCGACCGCCCGGCGACGTCCTGGCGGGCATCAGAGTCCTGGACTTCGGGCGCTACATCGCCGGCCCCTACTGCGCCGCCCTGCTCGCCGACCTCGGGGCCGACGTCATCCGCATCGAGCGCCGTGGCGGCGGCGAGGACCGTTGGGTGGCGCCGGTGGGCGCGGACGGCGTCGGCGCGATGTTCCTCGTGATGAACCGCAACAAGCGCGCCATGACACTCGACCCCGCGCGCGCGGAGGGCCGCGAGGTCGTGCGGCGACTGGTGGCCACGGCGGACGTCGTCGTCGCCAACTTGCCGCCCGACGTGCTGCGCTCGCTGCGCCTCGACCTCGACAGTTTGCGCCGCGTGAAGCCCGACGTGATCCTGACCACCGTCACGGCCTTCGGGGCCGGCGGGCCGTGGAGCCACAAGCACGGCTTCGACGGTATCGGCCAGGTCATGTGCGGCTCGGCCTACCTGACGGGCACGCCCGCGCAACCGCTGCGGGCCGCCGTCCCCTGGGTCGATTTCGGGACGGCGTCGCTCGCGGCCTTCGGCACGCTGGCGGCGTTGATGGAGCGGCAGAAGACCGGCCGCGGCCAAAAAGTCGAGGGGGCCCTTCTCCGCACGGCCATCGCCTTCAACAACCCGACCCTGGTCGAGCAGCAGGTGATCCGGCCCAACCGTGTCGCCACTGTGAACCGTGGTCAGACGTCTGCTCCCTCGGACCTGTTCCGCACGCGCGACGGCTGGATCATCGCGTACGCCATCGGCGGGCCAATGTTCAAACGGTGGGCTGCGCTCATGGGGGAGGAGTTCTGGCTCACCGATCTCCGCTTCAAGGACGACCAGGCGCGCGGCGACCACGGCGAGCTCCTCTCGCGGCGGATGTCGGCCTGGACCGCCGAGCGCTCCACGGCCCAGGCGCTGGCCGAACTCGAGAAGGCCCAGATCCCGGCGGGCCCGCTCTACTCGCCACAGCAGGCGCTGGAAGACGCGCACATCCGCTCGGCCCGATTCCTGGAGGACATCGAGTATCCCGGGCTACCGCGGCCGGCGCCGCTGGCGCCCACGCCCGTCGATCTGTCTGAGACTCCCGGGCGCTTCCGGCACCGGGCCCCCACGCTGGGCGAGCACACCGATGAGATCTTGACCGAGCTGGGCTATCGTCCGGACGAGATCGACCTGCTGCGCGCCAGCAACGTCATCTGA
- a CDS encoding isochorismatase family cysteine hydrolase → MRRRPPPKNADLHGSAPDDARAALLLIDVINDLQFEGGAQLLVQALPMAKRLAALKRRAKAVGIPAVYVNDNFGRWQSNFARLIQHCLARGVRGRPLVRRLRPRPDDYFVLKPKHSGFFSTVLDTLLAYLRVETLILTGLTTESCVLFTAADAHMRDFRIIVPADCVASMRSAERQRALGHVRRVLGGDVTPSTTLRLESLAGHHQRSSAASRRDRVRRFPGKSFQTSTNARPAHENERRVADAP, encoded by the coding sequence GTGCGACGGCGACCGCCACCCAAGAACGCCGACCTCCACGGCAGCGCACCGGACGACGCGCGGGCCGCCCTGCTGCTGATCGATGTCATCAACGACCTCCAATTCGAGGGCGGCGCCCAACTCCTGGTCCAGGCCTTGCCCATGGCGAAGCGACTGGCCGCGCTCAAGCGGCGGGCGAAGGCCGTCGGCATCCCGGCCGTGTACGTCAACGACAACTTCGGCCGCTGGCAATCGAACTTCGCCAGACTGATCCAGCATTGCCTCGCTCGTGGGGTGCGTGGACGGCCGCTCGTCCGGCGGCTTCGGCCTCGGCCCGACGACTACTTCGTCTTGAAGCCCAAGCACTCGGGGTTCTTTTCCACCGTCCTGGATACGCTGCTGGCCTATCTCCGTGTCGAGACCTTGATCCTCACCGGTCTGACCACCGAGAGCTGTGTCCTGTTCACCGCGGCTGACGCGCACATGCGCGACTTCCGCATCATCGTCCCTGCCGACTGCGTCGCGTCCATGCGGTCGGCGGAACGGCAGCGGGCCCTCGGCCACGTCCGCCGCGTTCTGGGAGGCGACGTCACGCCCTCCACCACGTTGCGCCTCGAGAGTCTCGCCGGTCACCACCAGCGCTCGTCCGCGGCTTCCAGGCGGGACAGGGTAAGGAGATTCCCAGGAAAATCATTTCAGACCTCGACAAACGCGCGCCCGGCCCACGAGAATGAGCGTCGAGTCGCTGACGCCCCTTGA
- a CDS encoding sigma-54 dependent transcriptional regulator gives MDQVLVIDDDFATRTLLTRLLGQGEVEVHTVDNGQAGLRMADEIGPDVVLLDLRLPDADGLTLLDTLKSRHPEASVIMMTAYGQVERAVEAMRKGATDFLEKPFTHPDKLRFSVRRALEEVKAHRELTRLSKRECGRSVDALVGDSEAIRQLRKTVLQIAQSEARTILILGESGTGKELVSRALHYESPRRAFPFVELNCAAITETLFESELFGHEKGAFTDAVGLKKGLMEHADRGTLFLDEVGEMAPASQAKLLRALQERAFRRLGGTRDIKVDVRVIAATNRSLDALVREGRFREDLFYRLSVIPITVPPLRDRPEDIVTLARHFLALANRESQKLVKDFTPAAEQKLQAYSWPGNVRELRNVVERMVILTTRDVLDAADVPVPPAASEPATSTAGPTELATLDAIERAHIRAVLAKVQGNRSAAARILGITRQTLRKKIGEPSSANG, from the coding sequence ATGGACCAGGTGCTCGTCATCGACGACGACTTTGCGACCCGCACGCTTCTCACCCGACTTCTCGGGCAGGGCGAGGTCGAGGTCCACACCGTGGACAATGGCCAGGCCGGTCTGCGGATGGCCGACGAGATCGGGCCGGACGTGGTCCTCCTCGATCTACGCCTTCCCGACGCCGACGGCCTCACGCTGCTGGACACGCTGAAGTCCCGGCATCCCGAAGCTAGCGTCATCATGATGACGGCCTACGGGCAGGTGGAGCGGGCCGTGGAGGCGATGCGGAAGGGCGCCACCGACTTCTTGGAAAAGCCCTTCACGCACCCGGACAAGCTCCGCTTCAGCGTTCGGCGGGCCCTGGAGGAAGTCAAGGCACACCGGGAGCTGACGCGCTTGAGCAAGCGCGAGTGTGGCCGAAGCGTGGACGCCCTGGTGGGAGACTCGGAGGCGATCCGGCAGCTGCGCAAGACCGTGCTCCAGATTGCCCAGAGCGAGGCCCGTACCATCCTGATCCTGGGCGAGAGCGGCACCGGCAAGGAACTGGTCTCCCGCGCCCTTCACTACGAGAGTCCCCGGCGGGCCTTCCCGTTCGTGGAGCTCAACTGCGCGGCCATCACCGAGACGCTGTTCGAGAGCGAGCTATTCGGCCACGAAAAAGGCGCCTTCACGGACGCCGTCGGGCTCAAGAAAGGCCTCATGGAGCACGCCGACCGGGGGACGCTGTTCCTCGACGAGGTCGGTGAGATGGCGCCGGCGAGCCAGGCCAAGCTCTTGCGCGCGCTCCAGGAGCGGGCCTTCCGCCGTCTGGGCGGCACCCGGGACATCAAGGTCGACGTCCGGGTCATCGCGGCCACCAACCGCTCGCTAGACGCGCTGGTCCGGGAGGGGCGATTCCGGGAGGACCTGTTCTATCGGTTGAGCGTCATTCCGATCACCGTGCCCCCGCTGCGCGACCGCCCGGAGGACATCGTCACGCTGGCTCGCCACTTCCTGGCGCTGGCCAACCGGGAGTCCCAGAAGCTGGTCAAAGACTTCACCCCGGCCGCCGAGCAGAAGCTGCAGGCGTACTCGTGGCCAGGCAACGTCCGGGAGCTGCGGAACGTGGTCGAGCGGATGGTGATTCTCACCACGCGGGATGTCCTCGACGCGGCCGACGTGCCGGTGCCGCCGGCCGCGAGCGAGCCGGCGACGTCGACCGCCGGGCCCACCGAGCTGGCCACGCTGGACGCCATCGAACGGGCGCACATCCGTGCGGTGCTCGCCAAGGTCCAGGGCAACCGCAGCGCGGCTGCGCGCATTCTGGGTATCACTCGCCAGACCCTGCGGAAGAAGATCGGTGAGCCGAGTAGTGCGAACGGCTGA
- a CDS encoding HD domain-containing phosphohydrolase, which yields MSRSEFRVLVVDDQAPILRFITSALGGQGCATSTASTAEEALVLVARYQFDLVISDITMPGLSGLDLLRAVKARQPETPVALITGSPTVDSAVFGLRHGAHDYLAKPFSAQEVRALVQRVREQADRQRRTATGPAGLLDELARRQHGLEVFFRMGELALREASPDAFVARVLSDTLGSLAGDAAVLLMLDGNGHVRTHQHGEANLALELLRRTRGALAGSEAGPGVQTLALSRPGEPHHSLAAVTSLNADTKAVLAVGRAASRGAFLPDERELLLGFAKNTVLALERMRLGQDAERNLVNTITAFVNAIESKDRYLKGHSARVSLYAAELAAEMGLPAEDRLIACRGAILHDLGKLAIIDTILGKPGLLSADEYEIMKDHVEVGYKILKPLCFLHREALAVRHHHERYDGTGYPDGLAGEAIPLAARIVTTADAFDAMTSDRSYRRALAFDVALAEIERGAGTQFDPITATAFSRISRERLLDIAEGWTDEAPGILADPAELHVGTAMEATS from the coding sequence GTGAGTCGCAGCGAGTTCCGCGTTCTCGTGGTCGACGACCAAGCTCCCATCCTGCGCTTCATCACTTCGGCCTTGGGCGGCCAGGGCTGCGCGACGTCGACGGCGTCGACGGCCGAAGAGGCCCTCGTCCTGGTGGCCCGTTATCAGTTCGACCTCGTGATCTCTGACATCACGATGCCGGGACTGAGCGGCCTGGACTTACTTCGCGCCGTCAAGGCACGCCAGCCCGAAACGCCGGTGGCGCTGATCACCGGATCGCCCACCGTCGACTCGGCAGTGTTCGGTCTCCGCCACGGCGCGCACGACTACCTGGCCAAGCCGTTCTCGGCCCAGGAGGTTCGGGCGCTGGTGCAACGGGTCCGCGAGCAGGCGGACCGCCAGCGCCGTACGGCGACGGGCCCCGCCGGGCTCCTCGACGAGCTGGCCCGGCGACAGCACGGTTTGGAGGTCTTCTTCAGAATGGGCGAGCTGGCGCTGCGCGAGGCTTCGCCCGATGCGTTCGTCGCTCGCGTCCTGAGCGACACCCTCGGCAGCCTGGCCGGGGATGCCGCCGTGCTGTTGATGCTCGATGGGAACGGCCATGTCCGAACCCACCAGCACGGTGAGGCCAACCTGGCCCTCGAGCTACTCAGACGGACCCGTGGCGCCCTGGCCGGCTCCGAGGCGGGCCCCGGCGTGCAAACCCTGGCCCTGAGCCGCCCCGGGGAGCCCCACCACTCACTGGCTGCCGTCACCTCCCTCAACGCCGATACGAAAGCGGTGCTCGCGGTGGGGCGCGCGGCCTCGCGCGGCGCGTTCCTGCCCGATGAACGGGAGCTGCTCCTGGGGTTCGCCAAGAACACCGTCCTGGCTCTGGAGCGCATGCGTCTGGGGCAGGACGCCGAGCGCAACCTGGTCAATACGATCACGGCGTTCGTGAACGCGATCGAGTCCAAGGATCGCTATCTGAAGGGCCACTCGGCGCGGGTGTCCCTGTACGCCGCCGAGCTGGCGGCCGAGATGGGATTGCCAGCCGAGGACCGGCTCATCGCCTGCCGCGGCGCCATCCTTCACGACCTCGGCAAGCTGGCCATCATCGATACGATTCTCGGCAAGCCCGGACTGCTCAGCGCCGACGAGTACGAAATCATGAAGGATCACGTCGAAGTCGGCTACAAGATCCTCAAGCCGCTCTGCTTCCTGCACCGTGAAGCGCTGGCCGTCCGCCACCATCACGAACGCTACGACGGCACGGGCTACCCCGACGGCCTGGCCGGTGAAGCGATCCCCCTGGCGGCACGCATCGTGACGACGGCCGACGCCTTCGACGCCATGACCTCGGACCGCTCCTACCGTCGTGCTCTCGCGTTCGACGTGGCCCTGGCCGAGATCGAGCGCGGGGCCGGGACACAGTTCGATCCGATCACAGCCACGGCCTTCTCGAGAATTTCCCGGGAACGGCTGCTGGACATCGCCGAGGGTTGGACCGACGAGGCCCCGGGAATTCTCGCGGACCCGGCCGAGCTGCACGTCGGCACTGCCATGGAGGCGACATCATGA
- a CDS encoding response regulator: MRVLLVEDSVEVREALAVLLLSEGMDVVATGLGLAALELAPSIDADVLLTDLGLPDIPGHALIRHLLSASEHRPRVIVITGFGEPYLTQAREAGADVVLTKPLAWETLLHHLRPADDNRDRGTAA, translated from the coding sequence CTGCGCGTTTTACTGGTCGAGGATTCGGTCGAAGTACGAGAGGCCCTGGCCGTGCTCCTGTTGTCGGAGGGCATGGACGTCGTGGCAACGGGCCTGGGGCTCGCCGCCCTCGAGCTGGCCCCCAGCATCGATGCCGACGTCCTCTTGACCGATCTCGGCCTGCCCGATATTCCGGGGCACGCATTGATCCGCCACCTGCTCAGCGCCAGCGAGCATCGTCCGCGCGTCATCGTGATCACGGGGTTCGGTGAGCCCTACCTCACGCAGGCGCGAGAGGCCGGGGCCGACGTCGTGCTCACCAAGCCCCTGGCCTGGGAGACGCTGTTGCATCACCTCCGCCCGGCCGACGACAACCGCGACCGCGGGACGGCCGCCTGA
- a CDS encoding ATP-binding protein, which produces MMPIKVLNIEDNPENRMLVRALLPAEQYEVIEAEDGLAGIAAALREEPALILLDIDLPGIDGYEVGVALRSFPVLCNTPIIAVTAHAMNGDRERTLVAGCDGYITKPLDVDTFAQQLTEFLHGKRERLEEREQGPFLRELNQRLVYRMVRQIEELQRLNDHVFRRASQLEALHTAVQGITSALDVRTMLERLLPQLARAIGATALTVDLVEPERLQVVAPYAGATPRPVVMPFGEATDDWRETEWALPLMVQQRDIGLMTARTLTSAGTKTDDEQLLKIVASQVAIAVENARLYEGVTRKMGELRETQAQLVQAAKLAAIGEMAAQVAHEINNPLTSVLGFASLLVEQLPSDSALHADASLIVTEASRARDIVRDLLDFSRQRPFFPQTTDLNCVLRQAVGLVRLQGVIPVTIEERYAADLPPVEVDPARMKQVFLNILNNAVQAMPGGGLLIVQTRASADDVAVVLSDTGPGIAPEHLQRIFEPFFTTKSEVNGTGLGLAVSEGIVRQHGGSIQVVSQVGKGSTFTIRLPRPAAQEAGSR; this is translated from the coding sequence ATGATGCCGATCAAGGTCCTCAACATCGAGGACAACCCGGAGAACCGCATGCTCGTGCGGGCGCTGCTGCCGGCCGAGCAGTACGAGGTGATCGAGGCCGAGGACGGGCTCGCCGGCATCGCCGCCGCCCTGCGCGAAGAGCCGGCGCTCATCCTGCTCGACATCGACCTGCCCGGGATCGACGGGTACGAGGTCGGGGTGGCGCTGCGCTCGTTCCCAGTGCTCTGCAACACGCCGATCATCGCCGTCACCGCCCACGCCATGAACGGGGATCGCGAGCGAACCCTCGTCGCCGGCTGCGATGGCTACATCACGAAGCCCCTCGACGTGGACACCTTTGCCCAGCAGTTGACCGAGTTTCTCCACGGCAAGCGCGAACGCCTGGAGGAGCGCGAGCAGGGGCCCTTCCTGCGTGAGCTGAACCAGCGACTGGTCTACCGGATGGTGCGCCAGATCGAAGAACTGCAAAGGCTCAACGACCACGTGTTCCGCCGGGCCTCGCAGCTGGAGGCTCTGCACACGGCGGTACAGGGCATCACCTCGGCCCTCGACGTGCGTACAATGCTGGAGCGCCTGCTGCCGCAGTTGGCGCGAGCCATCGGGGCCACGGCCCTCACCGTGGACCTGGTCGAGCCGGAGCGTTTGCAGGTCGTCGCCCCGTACGCGGGGGCCACGCCGCGGCCTGTGGTCATGCCGTTCGGGGAGGCCACCGACGACTGGCGGGAGACCGAGTGGGCGCTCCCGCTGATGGTCCAGCAGCGGGACATCGGCCTCATGACGGCCCGGACGCTGACCTCGGCCGGCACCAAGACGGACGACGAGCAGCTCCTCAAGATCGTCGCCAGCCAGGTGGCCATCGCGGTCGAGAATGCCCGGCTCTACGAAGGCGTGACCCGCAAAATGGGAGAGCTGCGGGAGACCCAGGCCCAACTCGTTCAGGCCGCCAAGCTGGCGGCGATCGGTGAGATGGCCGCGCAGGTGGCCCACGAGATCAACAACCCGCTGACGAGCGTGCTCGGCTTCGCCTCCCTGCTGGTCGAGCAGTTACCGAGCGACAGTGCCCTCCACGCCGACGCCAGTCTGATCGTGACCGAGGCCTCGCGCGCCCGGGACATCGTGCGCGACCTCCTGGACTTCAGCCGGCAGCGCCCGTTCTTTCCCCAGACCACGGATCTCAATTGCGTCCTCCGGCAGGCGGTAGGCCTGGTCCGCCTGCAAGGGGTGATACCCGTCACGATCGAGGAGCGATACGCGGCGGATCTGCCGCCGGTGGAAGTCGATCCCGCACGGATGAAGCAGGTGTTCCTCAACATTTTGAACAACGCCGTCCAGGCGATGCCCGGAGGCGGGTTGCTGATCGTACAGACTCGCGCCTCGGCGGATGACGTCGCCGTGGTGCTCTCCGACACCGGGCCCGGTATCGCCCCCGAGCATCTGCAGCGCATCTTCGAGCCGTTCTTCACGACCAAGTCCGAGGTCAACGGCACCGGACTGGGGCTTGCCGTCAGCGAGGGCATCGTGCGTCAGCACGGCGGTTCCATCCAGGTGGTGAGCCAGGTGGGCAAGGGCTCGACCTTTACGATCCGGCTTCCCCGGCCAGCGGCGCAGGAAGCAGGCTCTCGATGA
- a CDS encoding GNAT family protein, translated as MTPPTELVEQAGAESRVVARGERVWLRFPKPSDCWALRHWANDPFLERMAGSEFLRAYRRAASPLCFLEACRADPTQAAFIVTAPEEQGAPLGLVRLFNIHRREGYAFLETIIAVRGDLGKGCGIEAGKLMCAWGLDILTLERIEAKVYDYNAPSINALKRNGFQQEGVLRQAGYQAGRRCDVIVFGILREELEARRQQEPHPERFSFA; from the coding sequence ATGACACCCCCGACCGAACTCGTGGAGCAGGCGGGCGCGGAGTCGCGCGTGGTCGCCCGCGGCGAGCGGGTGTGGCTGCGGTTCCCGAAGCCCAGCGACTGCTGGGCGCTGCGCCACTGGGCCAACGACCCGTTTCTCGAGCGCATGGCCGGTAGTGAATTCCTGCGGGCGTATCGGCGTGCGGCCTCGCCGCTCTGCTTCCTGGAAGCCTGTCGGGCTGACCCCACGCAGGCGGCCTTCATCGTCACGGCGCCCGAGGAGCAGGGAGCGCCGCTGGGGCTGGTGCGGCTCTTCAACATCCACCGGCGGGAAGGCTACGCCTTCCTGGAAACCATCATCGCCGTCCGTGGCGACCTGGGAAAGGGCTGCGGCATCGAGGCGGGCAAGCTCATGTGTGCCTGGGGGCTCGACATCCTGACCCTGGAGCGGATCGAGGCCAAGGTCTACGATTACAACGCCCCCAGCATCAACGCGCTGAAGCGCAACGGCTTCCAGCAGGAAGGTGTCCTGCGCCAGGCCGGCTACCAGGCCGGCCGCCGGTGTGACGTGATCGTGTTCGGCATCCTGCGCGAGGAGCTAGAAGCCCGACGGCAGCAAGAGCCACACCCCGAGCGGTTCTCCTTCGCCTGA